The region CGCTTCATTGGAGCAAATGTTGGACGTGGCCTTCTCCCGCCGGATATGCTGCTCCCGGGCCTGCAGCGTCAGGACAAAACCCCGGTTGCCCTCATGATCGACTGTCTGGCCCACAACCCGGCCCGGCATTTTCCGCATAAGCTTTTCAGTGGCGGCAAAAAAGCCAAGATAGGGACCGCCGAAAGACATGGGCAACCCCAGACTCTGCCCTTCCCCCACTACAATATCGGCGCCAAGCTTGCCGGGAGCCTCCAGCAGCCCGAGAGAAACGGGGTCAACGGCGGTAATCATGAGCGCCCCCTGCGCGTGCGCCATAGCGGCAACAGCTTTTATATCTTCGACACAACCGAAAAAATTGGGAGTCTGGATGATAACAGCCGCCACTTTCTTACTCAGCTTTTCCTGAATCTGGGCGGTGTCCAGTTGACCGTCCCGGTAACCGATCTCAGTCACAGTATAACCCCGGTCAACCGCATAGGTATTCAATACCGCACGGTAATGGGGATGCACGGTTTTTGCCACCAACAACCCGTCACGGCCGGTGGCACCGGCAGCCAGCATGGCGGCTTCAGCCAGCCCTGTGCCGCCGTCGTAAAGGGAGGCATTCGCCACCGCCATACCTGTCAGTTCACAGATTAAGCTTTGGTATTCCCAGAGAGCTTGCAGATAGCCCTGGGATATCTCAGGCTGATACTGCGTATATGCTGTGTAAAATTCCGAACGGCTGAGGACATGGTCGATAACGCTGGGTATGTAGTGGTCGTAAGCTCCGGCTCCGAGGAAGCAGACATATTCCTGCATGTTGGCGTTAGCGCGGTGCAAGCCTGCCAGGTGGTTTGCCAGTTCAGGCTCGGACAGCGCCTCCGGAAGATCAAGAGGACGGTTCAGCCGCAAATCGGCGGGGATATCGGCAAACAGGTCCTCCACCGTCCCGACGCCGATCGCCGCCAGCATGGCTTTTCGGTCTTCGCCGGTGTGAGGCAGATAGCTCCACGGCATGTTAGTGGCCTCCCTCGCCAATCAGTTGTTCATAAGCGTCACTATCCATGAGTTCCCCCAGTTCACTTTCGTCAGCCACTTCCAGTTTGACAATCCACCCTTCGCCATAGGGGTCCTGGTTGACAACCTCCGGCGCATCAGCCAGGGTGGTGTTGGCTTCGGTCACCGTTCCGGCAACAGGGGCATAGACATCTGATACTGCTTTTACCGACTCTACCACGGCAAATCCCTCCCCGGCCGAAAATTCAGCACCTATTTCCGGCAATTCGACAAATACCACGTCACCGAGTTGGGACTGGGCGAAGTCGGTAATACCAATAGTTGCGATATTGCCTTCCAGTTTCACCCACTCATGATCTTTGGAGTATTTAAGTTCTTTTGGAATATTCATCTTCATTCCCCCTTTCGACGGTAAAATGGTTTAGCGATTACTTGGGCGGGAACAT is a window of Sporomusaceae bacterium ACPt DNA encoding:
- the gcvH gene encoding Glycine cleavage system H protein, whose translation is MNIPKELKYSKDHEWVKLEGNIATIGITDFAQSQLGDVVFVELPEIGAEFSAGEGFAVVESVKAVSDVYAPVAGTVTEANTTLADAPEVVNQDPYGEGWIVKLEVADESELGELMDSDAYEQLIGEGGH
- the gcvPA gene encoding putative glycine dehydrogenase (decarboxylating) subunit 1; the encoded protein is MPWSYLPHTGEDRKAMLAAIGVGTVEDLFADIPADLRLNRPLDLPEALSEPELANHLAGLHRANANMQEYVCFLGAGAYDHYIPSVIDHVLSRSEFYTAYTQYQPEISQGYLQALWEYQSLICELTGMAVANASLYDGGTGLAEAAMLAAGATGRDGLLVAKTVHPHYRAVLNTYAVDRGYTVTEIGYRDGQLDTAQIQEKLSKKVAAVIIQTPNFFGCVEDIKAVAAMAHAQGALMITAVDPVSLGLLEAPGKLGADIVVGEGQSLGLPMSFGGPYLGFFAATEKLMRKMPGRVVGQTVDHEGNRGFVLTLQAREQHIRREKATSNICSNEALCALAAAVYLCTMGKEGFNQVATLSLHKAHYAYRQLTGTGGCKAVFDAPFFKEFVVRLNKPVAEVNQQLLADKIIGGLDLGRYYPELKDCMLVCVTEKRSRQEIDRLSARLGAVVEV